One region of Micromonospora ureilytica genomic DNA includes:
- a CDS encoding sensor histidine kinase, protein MSFEDTMLRRARARVSLLVGLTMTALLALGAAISYAALLRYQHEQIERELNYGAVHGTIAGPPGCSWIILYDGSRTDSGRNPPPAGFPLRSAIDAVALDRQVRSDKVERNGTTYYVRTQPRGTGVVQAVFDARFQLADRRHLLAAFFLAAIVGLAAAVLTGITVGRRAVAPLAEALGRQRRFVADASHELRTPIAQVHTRAQILARRAGADHADYDRLIDTTRRLGEIVDELLLSARLAATPADRHPSEPVNLTLLATQAVDCEADRAAEQGVQLHLSVPDTPILVPGIASALRRMVGELLANALTHTPTGGRIDVALRTSRRGADLVVTDSGAGFDPADAEHLFDRFHRGAGAKDRRFGLGLALLREVVTSHGGTISTDSRPGAGATFTVRLPTIPPRASAG, encoded by the coding sequence GTGAGCTTCGAGGACACCATGCTGCGCCGGGCCAGGGCGCGGGTCAGTCTGCTCGTCGGGCTCACCATGACGGCGCTGCTCGCCCTGGGCGCCGCCATCTCCTATGCCGCGCTGCTGCGTTACCAGCACGAACAAATCGAACGAGAGCTCAACTACGGCGCGGTCCACGGCACCATCGCAGGCCCGCCGGGCTGCAGCTGGATCATCCTGTACGACGGCAGCCGCACCGACTCGGGCCGGAACCCGCCCCCTGCGGGCTTCCCACTACGGTCCGCCATCGACGCGGTGGCCCTCGACCGTCAGGTCCGCAGCGACAAGGTCGAACGCAACGGCACGACCTATTACGTCCGCACCCAGCCCCGCGGCACCGGGGTCGTGCAAGCGGTGTTCGACGCCCGTTTCCAGCTCGCCGACCGACGTCACCTACTCGCCGCCTTCTTCCTCGCCGCGATTGTCGGCCTCGCCGCGGCGGTGCTCACGGGCATCACCGTGGGCCGCCGAGCCGTGGCGCCGCTCGCCGAGGCGCTCGGCCGGCAACGCCGCTTCGTCGCCGACGCCAGCCACGAGTTGCGCACCCCCATCGCCCAGGTCCACACCCGCGCCCAGATCCTGGCCCGCCGCGCCGGTGCCGACCACGCCGACTACGACCGTTTGATCGATACCACCCGCCGCCTCGGCGAGATCGTCGACGAACTCCTGCTCTCCGCCCGCCTCGCCGCCACCCCGGCTGATCGGCACCCCTCCGAGCCCGTCAACCTGACCCTCCTCGCCACCCAAGCCGTCGACTGCGAGGCCGACCGTGCCGCCGAGCAGGGCGTCCAGCTGCACCTGTCGGTCCCGGACACTCCGATCCTCGTCCCCGGCATCGCCTCGGCCCTACGCCGCATGGTCGGCGAACTGCTCGCCAACGCCCTCACTCACACCCCGACCGGCGGCCGTATCGACGTCGCCCTGCGCACCTCCCGCCGCGGTGCGGACCTGGTGGTCACGGACAGCGGAGCTGGCTTCGACCCCGCCGACGCGGAACACCTCTTCGACCGCTTCCACCGCGGCGCCGGGGCCAAGGACCGGCGCTTCGGTCTGGGGCTGGCTCTCCTGCGCGAGGTGGTGACCAGCCACGGCGGGACGATCTCCACCGACAGCCGGCCCGGCGCCGGGGCGACCTTCACCGTCCGGTTACCGACGATTCCGCCACGGGCCTCCGCGGGCTGA
- a CDS encoding YqgE/AlgH family protein — MQGEGQAIGGRAMESMTGRLLVATPALKDPNFDRTVVLLVAHEPGGALGVVLNRATEVPVAEVLGDWSDLARHPAVLFEGGPVQPDSAICLARMRHPMRRVKGFHQVSGAVGTIDLSVDPERLRESIGGIRVFAGYSGWGSGQLEQEIADGSWFVLDGLPGDAFVDRPDDLWPMVLRRQGGMMAAVAHFPPDVALN; from the coding sequence ATGCAGGGAGAGGGCCAGGCGATCGGCGGACGAGCGATGGAGTCGATGACCGGGCGGCTGCTGGTCGCGACTCCGGCGCTCAAGGACCCGAACTTCGACCGTACGGTGGTGCTGCTGGTCGCCCACGAGCCGGGCGGCGCGCTCGGCGTGGTGCTGAACCGGGCCACCGAGGTGCCGGTGGCCGAGGTGCTCGGTGACTGGAGCGACCTGGCCCGCCACCCGGCGGTGCTCTTCGAGGGCGGTCCGGTGCAGCCCGACTCGGCCATCTGCCTCGCCCGGATGCGGCACCCGATGCGCCGGGTGAAGGGCTTCCACCAGGTTTCCGGGGCGGTCGGCACGATCGACCTCTCGGTCGACCCGGAGCGGCTGCGGGAGAGCATCGGCGGCATCCGTGTCTTCGCCGGCTACTCCGGTTGGGGCAGCGGCCAGTTGGAGCAGGAGATCGCCGACGGCTCCTGGTTCGTGCTGGACGGGCTGCCCGGGGACGCCTTCGTCGACCGGCCCGACGACCTGTGGCCGATGGTGCTTCGCCGGCAGGGCGGGATGATGGCCGCCGTGGCGCACTTCCCGCCGGACGTGGCGCTCAACTGA
- the mdlC gene encoding benzoylformate decarboxylase, which translates to MATVRDATYDVLRTLGMTTVFGNPGSTEEPFLQDFPADFHYVHALHEASAVAMADGYAQATGLPAHVNLHTAPGTGNGMGNLVTAWHNKTPLIVTAGQQTREMLLLEPRLASRRPTELPQPYVKWAYEPVRAQDIPAAMLRAYATAVQPPAGPVFLSLPMDDWDQPADPPPAPRTVATRFAPDPERLDEFVRVLAGSRNPVLVYGPGVDRSASWSTAVALAERLAAPVWSAPAPERAVFPEDHPHFRGVLPYAIGPLAEALRGHDTVLVVGAPVFRYYPYVPGGHLPDGARLLHVTDDPDEAARAPVGDSLLSDPGLALAALVERVPPSDRPPPTRRDAPPPPEVGTPPSADALFAALAAHWPTDGVLVQESPSNLSALRRQLRITRPASYFTMASGGLGYGLPAAIGIALAERDTGRGRPVVAVIGDGSFHYSVQALWTAARLALPVVVVVPVNQQYAILKAFAELKHTPGVPGLDLPGLDIVAIAAGYGCATEVVETPDQLGAAVAAGLRADRPTVLPVPISTDVPSIL; encoded by the coding sequence ATGGCAACTGTCCGGGACGCGACGTACGACGTGCTCCGCACCCTCGGTATGACCACTGTCTTCGGCAACCCCGGCTCCACCGAGGAGCCGTTCCTCCAGGACTTCCCCGCCGACTTCCACTACGTCCACGCGTTGCACGAGGCGTCGGCCGTCGCGATGGCCGACGGCTACGCCCAGGCCACCGGACTGCCCGCCCACGTCAACCTGCATACCGCCCCGGGCACCGGCAACGGCATGGGCAACCTGGTCACCGCCTGGCACAACAAGACCCCGCTGATCGTCACCGCCGGCCAGCAGACCCGGGAGATGCTGCTCCTCGAACCCCGGCTGGCCAGCCGCCGACCCACCGAGCTTCCGCAGCCCTACGTGAAGTGGGCCTACGAGCCGGTCCGGGCGCAGGACATCCCCGCGGCGATGCTGCGGGCGTACGCGACGGCGGTGCAGCCACCGGCCGGACCGGTCTTCCTCTCCCTACCGATGGACGACTGGGACCAGCCAGCCGACCCGCCGCCCGCGCCCCGAACGGTGGCCACCCGTTTCGCACCGGACCCTGAGCGGTTGGACGAGTTCGTTCGGGTGCTGGCCGGCAGCCGCAACCCGGTGCTCGTGTACGGGCCGGGGGTGGACCGCTCCGCGAGCTGGTCGACCGCGGTCGCGCTGGCCGAGCGGCTCGCCGCGCCGGTCTGGTCGGCCCCCGCCCCCGAGCGGGCCGTGTTCCCGGAGGACCACCCGCACTTCCGCGGCGTGCTGCCGTACGCGATCGGTCCGCTCGCCGAGGCGTTGCGCGGGCACGACACTGTGCTTGTCGTCGGCGCACCAGTGTTCCGCTACTACCCGTACGTGCCGGGTGGGCACCTGCCCGACGGCGCCCGGCTGCTGCACGTCACGGACGACCCGGACGAGGCCGCGCGAGCCCCGGTCGGTGACAGTCTGCTCAGCGACCCGGGGCTGGCCCTGGCCGCGCTTGTCGAACGGGTGCCGCCGAGCGACCGGCCACCACCCACGCGGCGGGACGCGCCGCCACCGCCGGAGGTAGGCACCCCACCGAGCGCCGACGCCCTGTTCGCGGCGCTGGCCGCGCACTGGCCGACCGACGGCGTACTGGTCCAGGAGTCACCATCCAATCTGTCCGCGCTGCGTCGTCAGCTGCGGATCACCCGCCCGGCGTCGTACTTCACGATGGCCAGCGGCGGCCTCGGCTACGGCCTGCCGGCGGCGATCGGGATCGCACTGGCCGAGCGGGACACCGGGCGTGGCCGCCCGGTGGTGGCGGTGATCGGTGACGGCTCCTTCCACTACTCGGTGCAGGCACTCTGGACGGCCGCGCGCCTGGCACTGCCGGTGGTGGTCGTGGTCCCGGTCAACCAGCAGTACGCGATCCTCAAGGCGTTCGCCGAGCTGAAGCACACTCCCGGGGTGCCCGGCCTGGACCTGCCGGGGTTGGACATCGTGGCGATCGCGGCCGGTTACGGCTGTGCCACGGAGGTGGTGGAGACCCCCGATCAGCTCGGCGCGGCGGTCGCCGCCGGGTTGCGCGCCGACCGTCCCACTGTGTTGCCGGTGCCGATCAGCACCGACGTGCCCAGCATCCTCTGA